One genomic region from Ornithinicoccus hortensis encodes:
- a CDS encoding VOC family protein: MSTSHIPAGFSSVTPFVAVVRAAEALDFYATVFGAVVTSRMDGPDGSVVHAEIDLGAGRLQLGDPSPDFGLTAPDLVGDDTTYSLAIYVPDVDATFRAAVEQGATVREEPADFVTGDRFASIKDPFGVRWTIMTRVEQVSDEEAQRRLDDWAESLS; this comes from the coding sequence ATGAGCACTTCACACATACCCGCAGGGTTCAGCTCGGTCACCCCGTTCGTGGCGGTCGTCCGCGCCGCCGAGGCACTCGACTTCTACGCAACTGTCTTCGGGGCGGTCGTGACGAGCCGGATGGATGGCCCGGACGGCTCGGTCGTGCACGCCGAGATCGACCTCGGCGCGGGCCGGCTCCAACTGGGGGACCCCTCACCCGACTTCGGGCTCACCGCACCCGACCTGGTCGGCGACGACACGACATACAGCCTGGCCATCTATGTGCCCGACGTCGATGCCACGTTCCGGGCGGCCGTCGAGCAGGGCGCCACGGTCCGTGAGGAGCCGGCGGACTTCGTCACCGGTGACCGGTTCGCCAGCATCAAGGACCCGTTCGGCGTGCGCTGGACGATCATGACTCGGGTGGAACAGGTCTCCGACGAGGAGGCACAGCGGCGACTCGACGACTGGGCGGAGTCGTTGTCCTGA
- a CDS encoding nitroreductase family protein yields MEFTEVVRRRRMVRNYDSDRPVPPEVLEQVLGNAVRAPSAGFSQGWDFVVLTDPADRAAFWEATADPDSEPDSWLRGIQHAPCLILCCSHKGAYLTRYAESDKGWTDQDEARWPVPYWDIDTGMAALLMLLTAVDEGLGGLFFGVPPVAHPAVHAAFGIPDDRNLVGVVSVGYRAPDRKSPSLKRGRREVPQVAHAGRFGTPFPGR; encoded by the coding sequence ATGGAGTTCACCGAAGTCGTCCGACGTCGCCGCATGGTGCGCAACTACGACTCCGACCGTCCGGTCCCGCCGGAGGTGCTGGAGCAGGTCCTCGGCAACGCCGTGCGGGCACCGAGCGCTGGGTTCTCCCAGGGGTGGGACTTCGTGGTCCTCACCGACCCGGCGGACCGGGCTGCCTTCTGGGAGGCCACGGCCGACCCGGACTCCGAGCCCGACAGCTGGCTGCGCGGCATCCAGCACGCCCCGTGCCTCATCCTGTGCTGCTCCCACAAGGGCGCCTACCTCACCCGGTATGCCGAGTCGGACAAGGGGTGGACCGACCAGGACGAAGCACGGTGGCCGGTCCCCTACTGGGACATCGACACCGGCATGGCTGCCCTGCTCATGCTGCTGACCGCGGTCGACGAGGGGCTCGGCGGACTGTTCTTCGGGGTGCCACCCGTGGCCCACCCGGCGGTACACGCGGCCTTCGGGATCCCCGATGACCGCAACCTGGTCGGCGTGGTCTCGGTGGGCTATCGGGCTCCGGACCGCAAGAGCCCCAGCCTCAAGCGTGGCCGGCGCGAGGTCCCCCAGGTCGCCCATGCCGGCAGGTTCGGCACGCCTTTTCCGGGCCGCTGA
- a CDS encoding helix-turn-helix domain-containing protein produces MPLADSRQPGDAPRQPGDALRRAKGVLWPARGREVYESSRDWVEGPLSLVLSRTWWVRWRREESVPFRAEVLGDPIVHLTLEEVAGGESIHGVPTPAALVHGVVTKVFTVDLPRAGRVTGVGFHPGGLAALLDRDVADLTGRVVDATGIVGPAIADVARTATGLVDEADRQRILLDHLAELFEPVADRVAQDTTYRAVRRATDLMRSREQVSLGPIAEAVHLSPRTLQRAFTRYVGVSPLRVLRRFRLQDAAHAIDSGQAPDLATLATRLGWSDQAHFTREFTAVIGVSPARYRSGRVTP; encoded by the coding sequence GTGCCGCTTGCAGATTCGCGACAACCCGGGGACGCGCCGCGGCAACCCGGGGACGCGCTGCGGCGCGCGAAGGGCGTGCTCTGGCCGGCGCGGGGGCGGGAGGTGTACGAATCCTCCCGGGACTGGGTGGAGGGTCCCCTCTCCCTCGTGCTGTCCCGGACCTGGTGGGTGCGGTGGCGGCGGGAGGAGTCCGTGCCGTTCCGGGCGGAGGTCCTCGGTGACCCGATCGTCCACCTGACCCTCGAGGAGGTTGCTGGGGGCGAGTCGATCCACGGCGTACCGACGCCTGCCGCCCTGGTCCACGGGGTGGTGACCAAGGTGTTCACCGTCGACCTGCCGCGGGCTGGTCGGGTCACGGGAGTCGGGTTCCACCCCGGTGGCCTCGCCGCCCTGCTGGACCGTGACGTCGCCGACCTGACGGGGAGGGTGGTCGACGCCACCGGGATCGTCGGGCCGGCGATCGCCGACGTCGCCCGCACGGCGACGGGCCTGGTGGACGAGGCCGACCGCCAGCGGATCCTCCTGGACCACCTGGCAGAGCTGTTCGAGCCGGTGGCCGACCGGGTCGCCCAGGACACGACATACCGGGCCGTGCGGCGGGCGACCGACCTGATGCGGTCCCGCGAACAGGTGAGTCTCGGGCCCATTGCCGAGGCCGTCCACCTGTCACCCCGGACCCTCCAACGTGCCTTCACCCGGTATGTCGGGGTGTCGCCACTGCGGGTGCTGCGCCGCTTCCGGCTGCAGGACGCCGCGCACGCCATCGACTCCGGGCAGGCGCCGGACCTGGCGACACTGGCGACCCGGCTGGGGTGGTCGGACCAGGCGCACTTCACCAGGGAGTTCACCGCCGTGATCGGGGTCTCGCCCGCGCGTTATCGATCGGGCAGGGTCACCCCCTAG
- a CDS encoding RNA polymerase sigma factor encodes MARATTDAVEVEVRQVYLAHFGRLAGWASSLVGDRDLGHDVATEAFVRLLGHWADVEEPRPWLYATAANLVRDHWRKRGREASAYERFQGGRGPDPDVAAPAPDAENAMDVRSAVTGLPDRLRSAVLLYYYADLTVGQVARELGKSEGAVKRDLYDARALLARALEANR; translated from the coding sequence ATGGCGCGTGCGACCACCGATGCGGTGGAGGTCGAGGTGCGCCAGGTCTACCTGGCCCACTTCGGGCGCCTCGCGGGGTGGGCCTCGTCCCTGGTGGGGGACCGGGATCTCGGGCACGACGTCGCCACGGAGGCGTTCGTCCGGCTGTTGGGCCACTGGGCCGACGTCGAGGAACCGCGACCCTGGCTGTATGCCACGGCCGCCAACCTGGTGCGCGACCACTGGCGCAAACGGGGGCGGGAGGCGTCGGCATACGAGAGGTTCCAGGGCGGGAGGGGGCCCGACCCGGACGTGGCCGCCCCGGCCCCCGACGCGGAGAACGCCATGGATGTGCGCTCCGCAGTGACGGGCCTGCCGGACAGGCTGCGGTCGGCGGTCCTGCTCTACTACTACGCCGACCTCACGGTGGGGCAGGTCGCCCGCGAGCTGGGCAAGTCCGAGGGTGCGGTCAAACGGGACCTGTATGACGCGCGGGCGCTGCTCGCACGAGCGCTGGAGGCGAACCGATGA
- a CDS encoding S41 family peptidase, translated as MSSTTHYLRYPHIHQDQVTFVAADDIWLAPTTGGRAWRLTSDRAPVQQPRFSPDGAHIAFVSRRDGHPEVMVVDLADGSVRRLTWWGASVTLVLGWTADGRVLAASHAGEANFRHVTVRAVGLDGAVERLPYGPAWGVAVREDGPVALATPGSRPPAHWKRYRGGTAPRLWLDPTGTGEWTRLLPEERASLVDPLWIGQRLAFVSDRAAHFPDRADEQANLWVWDTPGEGAPRQLTLQDEDRGYVRDATTDGQRVVWHSRGRLWLLEDLSAEPREVEVRLTGSRPAPRSASPTDELTSIAPDHGGDASLVNWLGSTFWLTHREGPAHALVADSAVRSREPALLGRTGRAVLVTDAAGEDALEVHSLDGSAPPRTVTVGDLGRVLHTASDPSGERVATVSHDGRVSVVHLADGTVTQVGHSPEGEPLDPVFSPDGRYLAWSQPTSEGELHQLVVTDLSAANPQPVSLTAGTVHDRAPAFTRDGKFLVFLSDRTFDPVYDTHAFALAFTGSTRPWLLPLSATEPAPFGPSAAGWRISKDKEKEPLPGGQAPDGQAPDAETPPASPDLDVEGAEDRIVPFPVPSADYRDLRTATGGVLWVRVAGDSGALGTRRAGVGDDPAPDTLEFWSFEQRKVTTVADKIDSFAVSGDGERVVLRSGDTVTVQPADRKPDEDAGEVVTVDLGRLRLEVDPLAQWHQMYDENARIMRDHFWRDDMDGVDWDAVVQRWRPVVSGLATHDDFVDLLWEVVGELNTSHAYVMPNTPPGDQSRRLGLLGADLSPAEGGWRIDRILPGESTDPDARSPLRAAGVDAAEGDLVVAVNGSPVDPAFGPATGLVGAADTPVELTLRRDGRDRRVVVVPVGSEEILRYQEWVRSRREYVREHSGGRLGYVHVPDMTSVGWAQLHRDLRQATKAEGLIADVRYNRGGHTSQMVIAKLAAKVVSWGVGRHYASPTSYPDMGRRGPVVLVVNENSGSDGDIVNAVAQAMAIGPVVGVRTWGGVVGIDGRFDLVDGTSITQPRYATWIEGKGFDVENYGVDPDIEVVHTPADFFSARDKQLDRAIAEAIERLEREPAAVPPEMPEPKVRPH; from the coding sequence GTGAGTTCGACGACGCACTACCTGCGCTACCCACACATCCACCAGGACCAGGTCACCTTCGTTGCCGCCGACGACATCTGGCTGGCACCGACGACCGGGGGTCGGGCCTGGCGGCTGACCAGCGACCGGGCACCGGTCCAGCAGCCCCGTTTCTCTCCCGACGGCGCCCACATCGCCTTCGTCTCGCGGCGTGACGGCCACCCGGAGGTGATGGTGGTGGACCTCGCCGACGGGTCGGTCCGCCGGCTCACCTGGTGGGGCGCCTCGGTGACCCTCGTCCTGGGGTGGACCGCCGACGGGCGGGTGCTGGCGGCCTCGCACGCCGGCGAGGCGAACTTCCGGCACGTCACGGTGCGGGCGGTCGGTCTGGACGGTGCGGTCGAGCGACTCCCCTACGGCCCAGCCTGGGGCGTGGCTGTCCGCGAGGACGGGCCCGTCGCCCTCGCCACCCCGGGCAGCCGGCCACCCGCGCACTGGAAGCGGTACCGCGGAGGGACCGCCCCGCGGCTGTGGCTCGATCCCACGGGCACCGGAGAGTGGACCCGGTTGCTCCCGGAGGAGCGGGCCTCGCTGGTCGACCCGCTCTGGATCGGGCAGCGCCTGGCCTTCGTCTCCGACCGCGCCGCCCACTTCCCCGACCGTGCCGACGAGCAGGCCAACCTCTGGGTCTGGGACACCCCGGGGGAGGGCGCGCCTCGTCAACTGACGCTTCAGGACGAGGACCGCGGCTACGTGCGGGACGCCACCACCGACGGCCAGCGGGTCGTCTGGCACTCCCGCGGCCGGCTCTGGCTACTCGAGGACCTGTCCGCGGAGCCCCGCGAGGTCGAGGTCCGGCTCACTGGCAGCCGCCCCGCCCCGCGCTCGGCGTCCCCCACCGACGAGCTGACCTCGATCGCCCCTGACCATGGTGGCGACGCCAGCCTGGTGAACTGGCTCGGCAGCACCTTCTGGCTGACCCACCGCGAGGGGCCGGCGCACGCGCTCGTGGCCGACTCCGCGGTCCGCAGCCGGGAGCCGGCGCTGCTGGGACGCACCGGCCGGGCGGTCCTGGTGACCGACGCGGCGGGCGAGGACGCACTCGAGGTGCACAGCCTCGACGGGTCCGCGCCTCCCCGCACGGTGACCGTGGGCGACCTGGGGCGGGTGCTGCATACGGCATCCGACCCCTCCGGCGAGCGGGTGGCCACGGTCTCCCACGACGGCAGGGTCAGCGTGGTGCACCTCGCCGACGGCACGGTGACCCAGGTCGGACACTCCCCCGAGGGCGAACCCCTCGACCCCGTCTTCTCCCCCGACGGTCGCTACCTGGCCTGGTCGCAACCGACCAGCGAGGGCGAGTTGCACCAGTTGGTCGTGACCGACCTCTCCGCCGCCAACCCACAGCCGGTCTCCCTCACCGCCGGCACGGTCCACGACCGCGCACCCGCGTTCACCCGGGACGGCAAGTTCCTGGTGTTCCTGTCCGACCGCACGTTCGACCCGGTCTACGACACGCACGCCTTCGCGCTGGCCTTCACCGGGTCGACCCGTCCGTGGTTGCTGCCGCTCTCCGCGACGGAGCCGGCACCGTTCGGGCCCAGCGCCGCCGGCTGGCGGATCAGCAAGGACAAGGAGAAGGAGCCATTGCCGGGCGGGCAGGCGCCTGACGGGCAGGCACCCGACGCCGAGACCCCGCCCGCGTCACCGGACCTCGACGTGGAGGGCGCGGAGGACCGGATCGTGCCGTTCCCGGTCCCGTCGGCCGACTACCGCGACCTGCGGACCGCCACCGGCGGCGTCCTCTGGGTCCGGGTCGCCGGCGATTCCGGGGCGCTGGGCACCCGGCGGGCCGGCGTCGGGGACGACCCGGCCCCCGACACCCTGGAGTTCTGGTCCTTCGAGCAGCGCAAGGTCACCACGGTCGCGGACAAGATCGACAGCTTCGCCGTCTCCGGCGACGGGGAGCGCGTGGTGCTGCGCTCCGGGGACACGGTCACCGTGCAACCTGCGGACCGCAAGCCCGACGAGGACGCCGGCGAGGTCGTCACCGTGGACCTGGGGCGGCTCCGTCTCGAGGTGGATCCGCTGGCCCAGTGGCACCAGATGTACGACGAGAACGCCCGGATCATGCGCGACCACTTCTGGCGCGATGACATGGACGGGGTCGACTGGGACGCCGTGGTCCAGCGGTGGCGCCCGGTCGTGTCGGGTCTGGCCACGCACGACGACTTCGTCGACCTGCTGTGGGAGGTGGTCGGCGAGCTGAACACCTCGCACGCCTACGTGATGCCCAACACCCCGCCCGGCGACCAGTCCCGCAGGTTGGGGCTGCTCGGTGCGGACCTCTCCCCCGCCGAGGGCGGGTGGCGGATCGACCGGATCCTGCCCGGTGAGTCCACGGACCCCGACGCACGCTCCCCGCTGCGGGCGGCCGGGGTCGACGCGGCGGAGGGGGACCTGGTGGTCGCGGTCAACGGTTCACCGGTCGACCCCGCGTTCGGCCCGGCGACCGGGCTGGTCGGCGCCGCGGACACTCCCGTAGAGCTGACGTTGCGCCGCGACGGCCGGGACCGCCGCGTCGTGGTCGTGCCGGTCGGCAGCGAGGAGATCCTGCGCTACCAGGAGTGGGTGCGTTCCCGGAGGGAGTACGTCCGGGAGCACTCCGGCGGTCGGCTCGGCTACGTCCACGTGCCCGACATGACCAGTGTCGGCTGGGCCCAGCTGCACCGTGACCTGCGGCAGGCCACCAAGGCCGAGGGGCTGATCGCCGACGTGCGCTACAACCGCGGGGGACACACCAGCCAGATGGTGATCGCGAAGCTGGCGGCCAAGGTGGTCAGCTGGGGCGTCGGCCGGCACTACGCCAGCCCGACGAGCTATCCCGACATGGGGCGCCGCGGACCGGTCGTCCTGGTGGTGAACGAGAACTCCGGCTCCGACGGCGACATCGTCAACGCCGTCGCCCAGGCCATGGCGATCGGGCCCGTCGTCGGCGTCCGGACGTGGGGCGGAGTCGTCGGCATCGACGGCCGGTTCGACCTGGTCGACGGCACCTCGATCACCCAGCCCCGCTACGCGACCTGGATCGAGGGCAAGGGCTTCGACGTCGAGAACTACGGCGTGGACCCCGACATCGAGGTGGTGCACACTCCGGCAGACTTCTTCTCCGCGCGGGACAAGCAGTTGGACCGGGCCATCGCCGAGGCGATCGAGCGGTTGGAGCGCGAACCCGCGGCCGTCCCGCCGGAGATGCCCGAGCCCAAGGTCCGTCCACACTGA